The following proteins are co-located in the Camelina sativa cultivar DH55 chromosome 12, Cs, whole genome shotgun sequence genome:
- the LOC104731162 gene encoding uncharacterized protein LOC104731162, whose amino-acid sequence MCGSYAFNILFSITFMVILFGCLCEARVNVTIINDIGPNVQLGLHCKSKNKDLDSQSLPPYKPWGFITAINFWGTTSFFCHFEWGSESKWFEIFVTSRDYYLCKHHPCFWSIRPDGPCRLTGKEKCYPWNANI is encoded by the coding sequence ATGTGTGGCTCATACGCATTTAACATACTGTTTAGTATCACATTCATGGTTATTCTCTTTGGTTGTCTATGTGAGGCGAGAGTAAATGTTACTATCATCAATGATATTGGTCCAAATGTTCAATTGGGACTACACTGCAAATCGAAGAACAAAGATCTCGATTCACAATCATTACCCCCGTATAAACCCTGGGGATTTATAACAGCTATTAACTTTTGGGGCACAAcgagttttttttgtcactttGAATGGGGAAGTGAATCGAAAtggtttgaaatttttgtaactaGCAGagattattatttatgtaaacATCATCCGTGTTTTTGGAGTATAAGACCTGATGGTCCATGTAGATTAACAGGTAAAGAAAAATGTTATCCTTGGAATGCTAATATTTGA